GCCCATTACCAACACAAGCCCGGCTACTCCCAACTTCGAACAATGTTAACGATTCACAACATTCTCTACCAGGGAGTTTTCGATTCGTCCATAATGGGGGATATATTGGAACTCAACCCGGCTGAATATTTTACCGGCGACAAGCTGGAATTTTATGGTCAGGTTAATTTTTTAAAAGCAGGGATCGTTTATACTGACGTTATCACCACCGTAAGCCCGGCCTACGCCAGGGAAATCGTCACCCTCGAAGGCGGGCGGCAGCTGGATGACGTTCTGCGGCAGCGCCAGCACGATATTTACGGCATCTTGAATGGAATCGACAATGATCTCTACAATCCTGCCAACGATAAAATTATTTTTCAGAACTATACATGGGATTCTGTGGAACAAAGGTCTGTTAACAAGACGCGGCTCCAGGAATATCTCAGTTTACCTGTAAACCCGGACGTGCCGATGATTGCCCTTGTTTCCCAACTGATTAACTTTCAGGGAATCGACCTAGTGACGGAAATACTGGATGACCTTATGGCGATGGATTTGCAATTGGTGGTTATGGGCAAGGGCGACGAGGATTATGAAAATGTATTCCAGGTAGCGGCGCATCACTATCCGGCCAAGCTTTCCGCGAATATTTTCGATGACGAGACCTTGGCCCGCCGCATCTTCGCCGCCGGCGATCTTTATTTAATGCCCTCATTGGCTGAACCTTGCGGTACCAACCAATTAGTTGCGCTTAGATACGGCTGTGTGCCGCTAGTGCGGGAAACAGGCGGACTGCAAAACACCGTCAGGCCTTATAATGAGTTTACCGGCGAAGGGAATGGCTTCAGCTTCATCGAATATAGTGTACGGAACCTGATGCACGCTATAGAGCGGGCCATAGGATTTTATCATGAACCGAAAGTTTGGCCGCAAATTGTTACAGCTGCCATGAAATCAGACGTTGGTTGGAGTAATTCGGCTATAGAATATCGCGACCTCTATGATCTATTGGTGAAGTGAGGGGGCAACATGCTGACAGATAAGGAGCAATTTAAAGCCGCATTTGTGAACCGTTTGTTGGCCTTGCATCGCAAGACTCTCGAAGAGGCGTCACTGGGTGAAAAGTATGATGCCCTGGCGAGCTTAGTCCGCGACAGCATCGGCCGGCGCTGGGTCAATACGGATTACCAATATGCCAAAACCGCGGAAAAGCAGCTTTATTATTTTTCCATCGAGTTTTTGCCCGGCCGGCTGCTGGACCAGAATTTACGCAATATCGGTGTCAGGGACCTGTGGGTGGAAGCGCTAAATGAGCTGGGCCTGGACTATGGTGATCTGGAGAATCAGGAGCCTGACGCCGGTCTGGGTAACGGAGGACTCGGCCGGCTGGCCGCTTGCTTTTTAGATTCCATGGCAGCATTGGGATTGCCCGGTCACGGCTGCGGCATCCGTTATCAGTACGGATTATTTGAGCAGAAGATCATCGACGGCAACCAGATTGAGCAGCCGGACAACTGGATGAAAAACTTTAATCTTTGGGAATACCGGCGGGAAGATAAAGCCGTTAAAGTGAAGTTTGGCGGCCACCTGAACACAGTGCTGGCTGTTCCTTATGACCTTCCCATTATTGGTTTTGCCAACAACACCGTAAATACCCTGCGGCTGTGGAGTGCCGAACTGCCAAGAGATCTGACGGTGATTCTTTCGAGTTTAACTCCGGACGATGCGAATAAAGCCGTCCAGCATAAATATTCGGTGGAAGCGTTATCGCAAATCTTGTATCCGGACGACCGGTATCAGGAGGGCCGGACGCTCCGGCTTGCCCAGGAATATTTTCTGGTATCGGCAGGGGTACAGAGTATTGTCCGCTATGTTAAGAAAACTCATGGCGGCATTACTCACCTGGCGGAGAAAGCCGCCATTCATATCAACGATACTCATCCGGCGCTGGCTATACCGGAATTAATGCGAATCCTAATGGATGATGAGGGACTCGGCTGGGAAGACGCGTGGCGCATTA
This window of the Methylomusa anaerophila genome carries:
- the glgA gene encoding glycogen synthase GlgA, which encodes MRSVLFVAAEAHPFIKTGGLGDAVGSLPQELKKQGVEVRVILPKHDKIPAHWREQMIHLKTIYVPLGWRNQYCGIEMLEYNSVTYYFIDNEYYFKRSGLYDCYDDAERFAYFCRAVLESLPYLNFEPQVLHCHDWHTAILPVLLAAHYQHKPGYSQLRTMLTIHNILYQGVFDSSIMGDILELNPAEYFTGDKLEFYGQVNFLKAGIVYTDVITTVSPAYAREIVTLEGGRQLDDVLRQRQHDIYGILNGIDNDLYNPANDKIIFQNYTWDSVEQRSVNKTRLQEYLSLPVNPDVPMIALVSQLINFQGIDLVTEILDDLMAMDLQLVVMGKGDEDYENVFQVAAHHYPAKLSANIFDDETLARRIFAAGDLYLMPSLAEPCGTNQLVALRYGCVPLVRETGGLQNTVRPYNEFTGEGNGFSFIEYSVRNLMHAIERAIGFYHEPKVWPQIVTAAMKSDVGWSNSAIEYRDLYDLLVK